The Peptacetobacter hiranonis DNA window ATCCGCTCAGATGTTATCTCAAAATATCTGGCATGGTTTGTATGGCGTTCGAACTATTTGTTCGAACTAAATATATCTGCTGTTCAGTTTTCAAAGTTCATTTAAAACTTTCGTTTTATTTTTTATTTTCTTGCCCTCTCTCAAGGACAAGTATTATAATATCACCTTTACTCAACTAGGTCAACACTTTTTTTAACTTTTTTTTATTATTTTTTTACACTTTAAAAAATATCGTTCTTTATTAATTTTTATCATTTTATAATTCAGCATACTATTTATTTTTAATCAATTATATTTATTTTTGTTCGTATTTTTCTTTTATTTTATCTTTCAAATATATTTATATTTTCTACTTTTTCTTCGTATCTTTCCAAAAATATAGATAATAAATTTGATTTTTCCAAATAACAAATATATTTTGTATCCATTTCTTTATCATAAATACAACATTTTTTTCTTAGCATAACAATAAAAAAGGACTACTTAACTACAAAGTTAAATAGTCCTATCTATCAAATTTTATAAATATTAATTTCAATCAAACAAATCAATTTTATTATTCAGCAGATTCTTCCTGTTTTTCTATTGGTTTCATAGTAGGGAATAATAATACGTCTCTTATTGATGTTGAATCTGTAAGAAGCATTATAACTCTATCTATACCTATTCCTAGTCCACCTGTTGGAGGAAGACCTACTTCAAGAGCATTTAAGAAATCTTCGTCCATATCACAAGCTTCGTCATCTCCAAGCTCTTTCTTTCTTAACTGGTCCATAAATCTACCTTTCTGGTCGATTGGGTCATTAAGTTCAGAGAATGCATTAGCAAGCTCCCATCCATTAGCAAAAGCTTCAAATCTATCAGTAAGTCTTGGATCTTCATTATTTCTCTTAGATAATGGAGATATTTCAACTGGATGATGAGTTATAAATGTAGGCTGCACTAATTTATCTTCACCGAATTCTTCAAAGAACTCAGCTATTATTTCCCCTCTTCTCATTCCAGGTTTAACTTCTATACCTTTTTCTTTAGCTATAGCTATAGCTTCTTCATCAGTATTTATTTCATTGAAGTCTACACCAGAATATTCTTTAACACATTCTATCATAGTCATTCTCTTCCAAGGTGGTTTGAAATCTATTTCTTTACCCTGGTAAACTACTTTTGTACTTCCTGTAGCAACTTCTGCCATATGAGCTATAAGATTTTCAGCTATTTCCATCATATCTGTAAAATCAGCATATGCCTGGTATAATTCTATTGCTGTATATTCTGGGTTATGTTTCATGTCCATACCTTCATTTCTGAACATTCTTCCCATTTCGTAAACTTTATCAAATCCACCAACTATTAATCTTTTTAGATATAATTCGTTAGCTATTCTTAAATACATTGGTATATGTAAAGTATTGTGGTGAGTTATGAAAGGTCTAGCATTTGCTCCACCAGCTATTGTATTTAATATTGGAGTTTCAACTTCTAAGAATCCTCTTTCATCTAGGTATGATCTTAAAGCTTTAAGAGCTTTAGTTCTTGTTATAAAAGCATCCTTAACTTCTGGATTAACTATAAGGTCAACATATCTCTGTCTATATCTTAATTCCTGGTCTTTTAATCCATGGTATTTTTCTGGTAATATCTGTAAAGATTTAGATAATAAAGTAACTTTATCTGCTTTTACTGATATTTCTCCTCTTTTAGTTATGAATACTTCACCTTCTATACCAACTATATCACCTATATCGTAAGTTTTGAATATAGTGTATTCTTCATCGCCTAATCTATCTTTTCTAACGTAAGACTGTATTCTACCTTCAGCATCCTGTATATCTATGAATCCTGCTTTACCCTGTATTCTCTTGCTCATCATACGTCCAGCAATCTTAACAGTTTCTCCTTCTAAAGCTTCAAATCCTTCTTTTACCTGTACAGAGTAATGAGTTCTATCGTATCTACTTTCCTTGAATGGATCTCTTCCCATTTCCTGTAAATTAGCTAGTTTATCTCTTCTTACCTGAAGCACTTCACTTAATTCTTCACTAGTCATTTCTACATTTGCTTCAGTATTTTTATTATTGCTCATAGTGCACCTCCATTTATATTTTGTATTGCTTATATTTACTATTTATAAATTTATTATCTGCTTATTGATAGTATTTTGTATTTAACTACTCCATCTGGAACCTGAACTTCTACTTCATCACCTTCAGATTTTCCTAATATAGCTTTTCCTATTGGAGATTCATTTGATATCTTACCTGCAAATGGATCTGCTTCTGTTGAACCAACTATAGTATAAGTAACTTCTTCTTCAAAATCATAATCGTAAAGTTTTACTATTGATCCAGCAGTTACTTTACTTAAATCTATAGATTCTTCATCTATTATAGTTGCTTTTCTTATCATATTTTCTATTTTTAATATTTTTTCTTCTAATTCTGCCTGTTCTTTTTTAGCTTCATCGTACTCAGCATTTTCTGATAAATCCCCGTATGATATAGCTACTTTTAATTTTTCGGCAACGTCTTTTCTACCAACTATTTTTAATTCTTCAAGCTCAGCTTCTAGTTTGTCAAAACCTTCCTGAGTTAATAATATTTCTTTATTTGCTTCCATTTTTCTTATTAAACTCCTTCTCGTAAATGTTATTAAATTTTCTATTTATTTTGAATGGGTATTAAATCGCCATTATTTTACTTTATCCGCTATATTATAGGCTAATATTCGCATTATGTCAAGGATTCAGCTATATATGCCTCTAATCTACCTACCACTTCATCGGCTGATTCTAGCTTATTTATTTCATCTCTAAGCCTAGCAGATTTTTTCATTCCCTTTAAATACCAACCTAGATGTTTTCTCATTTCTCTAACAGCTACATACTCTCCATCCTCTTTAATTGCAAGGTTAAAGTGTTTTATCGCGGTTCTTATTTTTTCCTCTGCAGTTGGCTCTGGAAGTATCTCACCAGTTTTCATATAATGATTTATTCTATTGAATATCCAAGGATTTCCCTGTGCCCCACGACCTATCATTATTGCATCGCATCCAGTCTTTTTTCTTATATTTATAGCATCTTCAATAGTCACTATATCTCCATTCCCTATAACAGGAATTTTAACCGCATTTTTTATTTCCTCTATTATGTCCCAGTCAGCAGTTCCTGAATAATACTGAGCTCTAGTTC harbors:
- the lysS gene encoding lysine--tRNA ligase, which translates into the protein MSNNKNTEANVEMTSEELSEVLQVRRDKLANLQEMGRDPFKESRYDRTHYSVQVKEGFEALEGETVKIAGRMMSKRIQGKAGFIDIQDAEGRIQSYVRKDRLGDEEYTIFKTYDIGDIVGIEGEVFITKRGEISVKADKVTLLSKSLQILPEKYHGLKDQELRYRQRYVDLIVNPEVKDAFITRTKALKALRSYLDERGFLEVETPILNTIAGGANARPFITHHNTLHIPMYLRIANELYLKRLIVGGFDKVYEMGRMFRNEGMDMKHNPEYTAIELYQAYADFTDMMEIAENLIAHMAEVATGSTKVVYQGKEIDFKPPWKRMTMIECVKEYSGVDFNEINTDEEAIAIAKEKGIEVKPGMRRGEIIAEFFEEFGEDKLVQPTFITHHPVEISPLSKRNNEDPRLTDRFEAFANGWELANAFSELNDPIDQKGRFMDQLRKKELGDDEACDMDEDFLNALEVGLPPTGGLGIGIDRVIMLLTDSTSIRDVLLFPTMKPIEKQEESAE
- the greA gene encoding transcription elongation factor GreA; translation: MEANKEILLTQEGFDKLEAELEELKIVGRKDVAEKLKVAISYGDLSENAEYDEAKKEQAELEEKILKIENMIRKATIIDEESIDLSKVTAGSIVKLYDYDFEEEVTYTIVGSTEADPFAGKISNESPIGKAILGKSEGDEVEVQVPDGVVKYKILSISR